The Niallia alba genome includes a window with the following:
- the menH gene encoding 2-succinyl-6-hydroxy-2,4-cyclohexadiene-1-carboxylate synthase has product MFIKIKDVNYHITVDGEGESLLLLHGFTGDCRTWLPFIPLWKKYYKVITVDIIGHGKTDSPKETKKYVMEESVSHLKALIDYLQIAPVHLLGYSMGGRLALAYSMEYPDTVKKLILESASPGLRTELERKQRRILDEKLGDSILEKGIISFVNKWEKIPLFKSQERLSPDARQAIRDQRLVNNPMGLANSLRGMGTGAQSSYWSQLYQFPKKALLITGELDQKFDGIAEEMAKCNKKMQHLNVNDAGHAIHVEKPEIFGTIVLEFLRS; this is encoded by the coding sequence ATGTTTATCAAAATAAAAGATGTAAACTATCATATAACCGTTGATGGAGAAGGGGAATCCCTTTTATTATTACATGGGTTTACTGGGGATTGCAGAACATGGCTTCCGTTTATTCCGTTATGGAAGAAGTATTATAAGGTAATAACAGTCGATATTATTGGACATGGAAAAACAGATTCACCGAAAGAAACAAAAAAGTATGTAATGGAGGAAAGCGTCTCCCATTTAAAAGCACTAATTGATTACCTTCAAATAGCTCCTGTTCATTTATTAGGCTATTCGATGGGTGGAAGGTTAGCTTTGGCATATAGCATGGAGTATCCTGATACAGTTAAGAAACTAATACTTGAAAGTGCCTCTCCTGGTTTACGAACTGAATTGGAGAGAAAACAAAGACGAATACTGGATGAAAAACTAGGAGACTCTATCCTTGAAAAGGGTATAATAAGTTTTGTGAACAAATGGGAGAAGATTCCGTTATTCAAAAGCCAGGAACGGCTGAGTCCAGACGCTAGGCAGGCGATAAGGGATCAACGATTAGTCAATAATCCAATGGGATTAGCTAATAGTTTAAGAGGAATGGGGACAGGTGCACAAAGCTCTTATTGGTCTCAACTTTACCAGTTTCCCAAAAAGGCACTTTTAATTACGGGAGAACTCGATCAAAAGTTTGATGGAATTGCGGAAGAAATGGCAAAGTGCAATAAAAAAATGCAACATTTAAATGTAAATGATGCAGGTCATGCAATTCATGTGGAGAAACCTGAAATTTTTGGTACAATAGTATTGGAGTTTTTAAGGAGCTGA
- the menB gene encoding 1,4-dihydroxy-2-naphthoyl-CoA synthase, with protein sequence MTVEWVAGRQYEEIIYETYNGIAKITINRPHVHNAFTPRTVSELIDAFAMARDDSDVGVIILTGAGDKAFCSGGDQKVRGHGGYVGEDQIPRLNVLDLQRLIRVIPKPVIAMVKGYAIGGGHVLHIVCDLTIAADNAIFGQTGPKVGSFDAGYGSGYLARIVGHKKAREIWFLCRQYSAQEALDMGLVNTVVPLEKVEEETIKWCEEILEKSPTALRFLKAAFNADTDGLAGIQQFAGDATLLYYTTDEAKEGRDSFKEKRNPDFGQFPRFP encoded by the coding sequence ATGACAGTAGAATGGGTTGCTGGCAGACAGTACGAAGAAATTATTTATGAAACATATAATGGAATTGCCAAGATTACAATTAATAGACCCCATGTACATAATGCTTTCACGCCAAGAACGGTAAGTGAATTAATTGATGCATTTGCAATGGCAAGAGATGACAGTGATGTGGGCGTAATTATTTTAACTGGTGCGGGCGATAAAGCGTTCTGTTCTGGTGGAGATCAAAAAGTTAGAGGACATGGTGGATATGTTGGTGAGGATCAAATTCCTCGCTTAAACGTGCTTGATTTACAGCGTCTAATTAGAGTTATTCCTAAGCCTGTAATCGCCATGGTAAAAGGGTATGCAATAGGTGGAGGACACGTTCTTCATATCGTCTGCGATTTAACAATTGCTGCAGATAATGCTATTTTTGGACAAACTGGTCCAAAGGTAGGAAGCTTTGATGCTGGTTATGGTTCCGGCTACTTAGCAAGAATCGTTGGCCATAAAAAGGCTAGAGAAATTTGGTTCTTATGCCGCCAATACAGTGCACAAGAAGCATTAGACATGGGCTTAGTAAACACTGTTGTACCATTAGAAAAAGTAGAAGAAGAAACGATTAAATGGTGTGAAGAAATTCTAGAAAAAAGCCCAACTGCCCTTCGTTTCTTAAAAGCTGCATTTAATGCAGATACCGATGGATTAGCTGGTATTCAGCAGTTTGCTGGTGATGCAACACTACTGTACTATACAACAGATGAAGCAAAAGAAGGAAGAGATTCCTTTAAGGAAAAACGCAACCCTGATTTTGGACAATTCCCTCGTTTCCCTTAA
- the menD gene encoding 2-succinyl-5-enolpyruvyl-6-hydroxy-3-cyclohexene-1-carboxylic-acid synthase has translation MSHQQQLTAYVHALISELVKNGVAHAVISPGSRSTPISLLLAEEEDIQLHVHVDERSAAFFALGIAKASKKPTVLVCTSGTAAANYFPAIVEAKISRIPLVVLTADRPHELRDVGAPQAIDQLDLYGKHVKWFMEMATPDSSPGMIRYAKTVGARAIAMAKQHPSGPVHVNIPLREPLIPDLDNLEYYRLEEQKKTSIQIQTGEFILSDSYFQDLVSTLNKKEDRKGIIICGEINNEEFFAKVIKLAGQTGFPIIADPLSQLRSKSADKEIIIDTYDTFLRNEKVKSLLKPDVIIRFGSMPVSKPLTIFLRENEQAKQIVVDGGSGYRDPNQLTTEMVYCEEGYFCEKLTSVISHCSLNHYLNKWIEINELTKKELMQTAEIQEISEAKLFHSLGELIPNDAVLFVGNSMPIRDLDTFFHKQNKEVTIVANRGANGIDGTISTALGVGVIKQPLFLIVGDLTFFHDLNGLILSQLYQLPITVLLINNNGGGIFSFLPQVELPRHFELLFGTPLDIDFKHAVEMYKGEYELIKSWQDLQMLFQKSNFTAGLRVWELQTNRERNLLEHRQMTNRIQKVLDQLV, from the coding sequence ATGAGTCATCAGCAACAGTTAACAGCTTATGTGCATGCACTGATTTCCGAGTTAGTAAAAAACGGAGTAGCGCATGCTGTTATTAGCCCTGGTTCGAGATCTACACCAATCAGTCTATTGCTAGCAGAAGAAGAAGATATCCAGTTACATGTACATGTTGATGAAAGATCAGCAGCTTTTTTTGCGTTAGGAATAGCGAAAGCATCAAAGAAACCGACTGTGTTAGTGTGTACATCAGGAACAGCTGCCGCGAATTATTTTCCCGCCATCGTAGAGGCGAAAATTTCGCGTATCCCGTTAGTTGTGTTGACGGCAGATCGTCCCCATGAACTAAGAGATGTTGGGGCTCCTCAAGCAATTGATCAATTAGATCTATATGGGAAGCATGTAAAATGGTTTATGGAAATGGCTACACCAGATAGTAGTCCAGGTATGATTAGATATGCTAAGACAGTCGGAGCCAGAGCCATTGCAATGGCGAAGCAGCATCCTAGTGGTCCTGTCCATGTAAATATACCATTAAGAGAACCGTTAATCCCTGATTTGGATAATTTAGAATATTATCGTCTAGAAGAACAGAAAAAAACATCCATTCAAATTCAAACTGGGGAGTTTATATTAAGCGATTCTTATTTTCAGGATCTAGTATCAACTCTTAATAAGAAAGAGGACAGAAAAGGAATTATTATTTGTGGAGAAATAAATAATGAGGAATTTTTTGCAAAGGTAATAAAACTAGCGGGACAGACTGGTTTTCCAATCATTGCTGATCCATTATCACAACTACGAAGCAAGAGTGCGGACAAGGAAATTATCATTGACACATATGATACTTTTTTAAGAAATGAAAAGGTAAAATCCTTACTAAAACCAGATGTGATTATTAGATTTGGAAGTATGCCTGTCTCTAAGCCATTAACCATTTTCTTACGTGAAAATGAACAAGCAAAACAGATTGTTGTAGATGGAGGTAGTGGCTACAGGGATCCTAACCAATTAACTACAGAAATGGTTTATTGTGAAGAAGGTTATTTTTGCGAAAAGCTTACATCAGTTATTTCTCATTGCTCACTAAATCACTATTTAAATAAATGGATTGAAATTAATGAGCTTACGAAGAAGGAATTAATGCAAACGGCGGAAATCCAAGAAATAAGTGAAGCCAAGCTTTTCCACAGCTTAGGAGAATTAATTCCTAATGATGCAGTGTTATTTGTAGGTAACAGTATGCCAATTCGTGATTTAGATACATTCTTTCATAAGCAAAATAAAGAAGTTACCATTGTTGCCAATAGAGGTGCAAATGGAATTGATGGAACAATATCTACCGCTCTCGGTGTAGGGGTTATAAAGCAGCCTCTATTTTTAATTGTTGGGGATTTAACCTTTTTCCACGATCTTAATGGTTTAATCCTATCTCAGTTGTATCAGCTGCCAATTACTGTACTGTTAATCAATAATAATGGTGGAGGTATCTTTTCGTTTCTTCCACAAGTAGAGCTGCCAAGACATTTTGAGTTATTATTTGGAACTCCTTTAGATATAGATTTTAAGCATGCTGTGGAAATGTATAAGGGTGAGTATGAGCTTATAAAAAGCTGGCAAGATTTACAGATGTTATTCCAGAAAAGTAATTTCACCGCAGGTTTAAGAGTTTGGGAATTACAAACAAATCGAGAACGAAATCTATTAGAGCATCGTCAAATGACCAATCGAATCCAAAAGGTGTTAGATCAATTAGTTTAA